TTTGGTTTATGAAGTAGTAGATAACTCTATTGACGAAGCGTTGGCAGGGTACTGCGATACAATCTTTGTTGCCATTAAAGAAGGAAACGGAATTGAGGTAAGTGATAATGGTAGAGGTATTCCCGTTGATTTCCATGAGAAAGAGCAAAAATCTGCTCTTGAGGTTGTAATGACAAAGATTGGGGCCGGAGGTAAGTTCGATAAAGATTCTTATAAGGTTTCGGGAGGTCTTCACGGAGTAGGGGTTTCGTGTGTAAATGCACTTTCCAACGAAATGATCACTACTGTTTACAGAGACGGAAACGTTTACCAGCAGATATATTCAAAAGGTAAAGCTCAAACAGGAGTTGAAGAAATTGGTAATAGCGACAAAAGAGGAACAAAGCAGTTCTTCCAGCCGGATGATACTATTTTTACAGAATTAGTTTATAACTATGATACGTTAGCAACTCGTTTAAGAGAACTTTCTTATCTTAATAAAGGGATTACAATTACTCTTACCGACGAAAGAGAAAAACTGGAAGACGGATCTTTCAGAACTGAAATTTTTCACTCTGAGGGAGGATTAAAGGAATTTGTTGCCTACATTGACGGAAACCGTGAGTCTATTATGGAGCACGTAATCTTCATGGAAGGTGAAAGAGATGATATTCCCGTAGAAGTAGCAATGCGTTACAATACTTCTTTCAACGAAAATCTTCACTCTTATGTAAATAACATTAATACTCATGAGGGTGGTACTCACCTTGCAGGTTTCAGAAGAGCTTTAACAAGAACTCTAAAGAAATATGCAGATGAATTGGGACTTCCTGCAAAAGAAAAAGTTGAAATTACAGGAGATGACTTCCGTGAAGGATTAACAGCTGTAATTTCGGTAAAAGTAATGGAACCTCAGTTTGAAGGGCAGACCAAAACGAAATTAGGAAACTCTGAAGTTTCTGGTGCTGTAGATAAAATTGTAGGGGAGATGCTTACTAACTTCTTGGAAGAGAATCCTAACGAAGCTAAGATTATTGTTCAGAAAGTTGTTTTGGCTGCAAAGGCAAGACAGGCAGCAAAGAAAGCTCGTGAGATGGTTCAGAGAAAATCTCCTATGGGAGGTTCAGGTCTTCCAGGAAAGCTATCTGACTGTTCATCTAAAGACCCGGCAGAATCTGAATTGTTCCTTGTGGAGGGAGATTCCGCAGGTGGAACGGCTAAGCAGGGACGTGACAGACACTTCCAGGCTATTCTTCCATTGAGAGGTAAGATCTTAAACGTAGAGAAATCTATGCTTCATAAGGTATATGATAATGAAGAGATCAGAAATATATATACAGCTCTTGGTGTTTCTGTAGGAACAGAAGAAGATAGCAAAGCGTTGAATATGGCTAAGCTTAGATATCATAAGATTGTAATCATGACCGATGCCGATATTGATGGATCTCACATTTCTACCCTGATTCTTACATTCTTCTTCAGATATATGAAAGAACTTATTGAGAATGGATATATCTATATTGCTCAGCCGCCTTTATATCTATTAAAGAGAGGAAACAAAAAAGTGTATGCTTATAACGAAAAAGAACGTGAAGAGTTTACACTAGAAATGTCTCCGGATGGAAAAGGTGTTGAGGTACAACGTTACAAAGGTCTTGGGGAGATGAACCCTGAGCAGCTTTGGGAAACAACCCTTAATCCTGAGCACAGAATCTTGAAGCAGGTAACTATTGATAATGCTGTGGAAGCAGATAGTGTTTTCTCAATGTTGATGGGGGATGAGGTTCCGCCAAGAAGAGAATTTATTGAGAAAAATGCAAAGTATGCAAAAATTGATGCATAATCATTTTTAAAAATATATAAAAAAAGCTCCTAAATATTAGGAGCTTTTTTTATATTTGGGGATAACCAATAAAAAATAATAATATGTTAACTCTTTTACAAACAGACCCCTATAGTGGGGCAGATGCAGTTTCTGGAGCCGCTGCTGCAGGATTAGGGATCGGAACCATGTTCATGAGCCTTATATTCTACCTATTTTATGGGTATTGTATGTACAAAATATTCAAAAAAGCCGGCAGGGAAGATGCTTGGGCTGCCTTTGTTCCAATTTATAATATCATTGTATTGCTGGATATTGTAAAGAAACCAATTTGGTGGATCATCTTATTCTGTATTCCTTTCGTAAACTTATATGCATCGTGGGTCATCAATGATAGATTGGCGAAAGGTTTTTCAAAAGAAACTCCTCTTTACACAATTCTGTTGTTTTTCCTAGGATTTATTTTTATTCCGGTATTAGGACTTGGAAGTGATACTTTCAACAGTAAGAATATTCCAAATGACTAAAAAAAACTAAAAAGGTTAAAATATAGAAGACTCCAAACGCGGAGTCTTTTTTTGTTTTACTAGAGTAGTGTTTCATATTCTGGATGTTTTTACTTTACATCATAAAATAATAATATCATTGAAGACGGCCATACTTTTTGATTACGTCAGAAGATTATTTAGCTCTTTACATCTTTAATAATAATATATAAAATAAGGTTTTAAGTTGTGAAATTTCATTTATATTGTGTTTAATTATTTGATTTTTAATGCATTTTTATTTTTTTTTAAGTTATTATTAACAGTTATTAAGATTTTATTATTTTTGTGTAATTTTAATAACTATGATGAAAATATTATTTCTAGGGGCTTTATCTACAGCCTCAATTTACTTTGCTCAAACTTATCCTGCATCTTCAATCCCCGAAGATTTAAAGAAAAATGCAAATATTGTTATTCGAAAAGATTTCACCACTGTCCAGATCAATAAAATAGATGAAATAAAATATCAATATAATACAGTGACCACTGTTCTTAATAAAGATGGTGATGATAAGGCTGTAGCCTATATTCCTTATGACAAGTCAAGAAGTATTTCAGACATAAAGGTGACCATATATGATGAATTTGGAAAGAAAATAAAAAGCTATTCCAAATCGGACTTTGGTGACTTTGCAAACAATAGACAAGGAGTGTTTTATTCTGATAACAGAATTTTGGTATTTTCATATACTCCTGTTCAATATCCTTATACAATTGATTTTTCATATCAGTCAGAAAATAAGAATACCGTTTTTATTCCTGATTTTGTGCCATTTTACTCTACCAATACCTCTTTGGAAGATGGGCAGATGAAGATCATTAATACATCAGGCATTGATCTCCGAACTAAGATTTATCCATCAAAGTACAACTATACTTCAGTGATAGAAAGTGGCAACGGAAATGATAAAACATATTCCTACAAGAATGTACCTGCAATTGATGATGCTCCTTTGATTCCACAGCCTGTTAAAATATTACCGAGTGTAAATTTTGCTCTGACGAAATTCAATCTGGCAGGAAGACAGGGAACTTTAAACAATTGGAAAGATTTTGGAACATGGTATTACAATAACCTTGTAGAGCCCGCTTCAGTATCTACTCCCTCCATTAAAGCAGAAGTGGCGGCTTTGCAGCTTCAGGGGTCTGTGGAAGATAAAGTGAAGAAGATTTATCAGTATATGCAGAATAAAACCAGATATATATATGTAGGGCTGGGAATTGGTGGATGGTTGCCTATGATGCCGGAAGAAGTACATCAAAAAGGCTATGGAGACTGTAAGGGGCTTACCAATTATATGAAAACCCTTTTGAATGAAGCGGGAATACCATCTTACTATTGTGTCATCAATTCCGGATCTTCGCAGGTATCCTTTGATCCGGAATTTCCAACGATGGGAGGTAACCATGCTATTCTTATGGTACCAACTGAAAAAGGAAATATCTGGCTTGAAAATACCTCACAGCAGACTGCATTTAATCATTTGACGTATTCTACAACAGACAGAAATGTACTTTCCGTACAGAAAACAGGAATAGAACTCATAAATACACCTACTTATACCGCTGAACAAAACAAAGAAAAGCAGAAACTTAAGATAAAGATTGGTGAAGACAACGGAATTACAGGAGAAGGTAGCTTTTCCTATACCGGTAACCAATATGATTACAATCTTGGGTTTGTAAGCCTAAATCCAAAGGAAAAAAGTGAGGCATTGAAGAGACGGTTTGATGTTTTGAACTTTGAGAAAGTTGAAATGAAGAACCTTATCAATGATAGGGATAAGGCTGTTATTACTTATGATTTAGACTTTAAAACCAATAATTATTGTAAAAATGCAGGAAGCAGTCTCATATTCAGAGCTGTTCCAATTTACTCGGACAATATTTATAAAACAGAAGAGAACCGTGCACTTCCTTTCGAGATCGGGCAGTCTTTTGAAGATGAGTATGAAATAGGGTTTATTATTCCTAAAGGATATAAGATTGATGAAATTCCTAATGATATTACCATTAATTCAGAATTTGGGTATTATAAACTAAGCTTTGTTAAAAATGGAGAAGAGCTAAAGGTATTGAGGAAAATACAAGTCAATAAAGGAACCTATCCAAAAGAAAAATATAATGAATATGTAGGCTTCAGAAAAAAAACTATAAACATGGACAATTCAAAAATTTTAATTAGTAAAATATAAAGATGAAAAAAGTAGTATTAGTACTTATTTGCTCAGCTAATTTGGCTGTTGTAAAAGCACAGAAACATGAGTTCTTAAACCCACCCAAATTTTCCGATGCAGATTTATCCAAAGCAAAATCATTGTTAGATGAAAATGCTCCGGCTGAAATTCTGTATAAATCTGTTCATTACAGAATAGATGCATCTACAGGAGATTTGCATAAAGAATACGTGTATAGAGTTAAGATTTACAACAAGGATAAAGCTGAAGATTGGTTGAACGTTGAAGTTCCTCTTCGCCAAAGTGGAAGCGATTTGGAAACCCTGAATAAGTTTAAGGCGTTCACGTACAATCTTGAAGATGGAAAAGCTGTTCCGGTAAAAGTAGAAAAAAGCTCAAAATATAAAAGTAAAGAAAGCAAATATGTTACTGTAAACAAATTTGCCTTTCCTAATGTAAAGGATGGCTCCATATTAGAATATCAATATGAAGTACTATCTCCATTTGCATTCCTGTATTTAGTTCCTGAAGTCTTAATAGAATTAGATACCCCCTCTCTTTATACAGAATACGTTCTCGATTCTCCAGCCAATATTGCCTACAATATAAACTATACGGGAGAATTACTCCCTAAATATAGAGAAGTTGCAGACAAAACATTATATGGGACCCAGTACAAGACCTATAGATTTGGTTTCGAAAATGTAAAAGGTTTCAAAACAGAGAAGCATGTAAGAAACGACAGAAACTTCCGAACAAAAATTAGTGCTGAGCTTCACTCTACCCATTTTAGAGAACTTAAGCTTTACTCATCTTCATGGGATCAGATTAGTAAAAGGCTGAACGAGAATGAAGATTTTGGCGGTGAATTGAAAAAGACAAGATTGGCAAAAGAAAATATGCCGGCAGGAGTTTTAGAAATGAAAACTGATTTTGAAAAAGCCAATGCTATTCTTTCATATGTTCAAAAAACATTTACATGGAACAAAGACAGAGGAATTTATACTGATAATGGAATAAAAAAACTTCTGGAAACCAAATTAGGCAACGCTGCTGAGATTAACCTGTTCCTTGTTATGCTTTTCCGTGAAGCAGGAATTAAGTCTGATCCGTTAATCATTTCTACTGTTGATAATGGCTTAATCAATATGGTATCTCCAAACCTTACAAAAACGAATTTGGTATTGGCATCTGTAGAGATCAATAAACAGCTTCATATCTATGACGCTACTTCTAAGCAGTCTTCTATGGACGAGCTTCCTTTGAAAGATTGGAACCAGTATGGGGTTTTATTAGCTAAAGATAATGTTTCACAGATTCAGATGACCAACATGAAGTCAAGCAATACCTACCTGACTGTTGATGCAAAGATCAATGATGATGGGAGTATTTCCGGATCTTATTCTGATAAAGATACTGGAGCTTATGCCATGTATGTAAAGGATAGCTATGACGAAAACGCTGAAAAATATAAAAAGCAGTACAAAGAAAACTTTTCAATAGATTTCACAGGAATTGATTCAAAAGTTTTAGAAAATGGTGAATTTGAAAGTACAATGAAATTCTCTTCTTCAAATTTAATTGATAGAATAGGAAAGAAGATGATCATCAACCCAATGTTGTTTTTAAGCAAAACATCCAATGAGTTTGATCAGACAGAAACCCGAAAATATCCTATTGATTTTGGATCTCCTACTACAAAGGTGAAAAAGGTAATCCTTGAAATCCCGGCTGGATATGTAATTGAAGAAATGCCTAAGAACAAAAAGATTGTTACTGAAGATAAAGAAATAGAATACAGCTACGCAATCGAACAAAAAGGAAATAAACTGGAAGTTACCAGCACTACAAAAATCTCCAGTGCAGATTATCCTAAAGAATATTACCCTGCATTTAAGCAAATCTGGGGGGTAGCCTCAAAACAGGAAAATCAGGTAATCAGTTTAGTTAAAAAATCATAACCGGCAGATTTTAACCTTATTTTGTAAAAAAGAATAATTTTCTAAAAAACCATTCATCTTTTGAATGGTTTTTGTATTGAATAGCAAAAATTAAGATTATGAAAAACAGCATTGCCGTTCTGGCTCTTTCTTCATTCTTTGTTTTTTCCGCCTGCAATAAAAAGGATGCAGCAGCAGTATCAACGGAGAAAATAGTAGATAAAAACAATGAATTTGTTGTAGACTCTGTTATGATAAAAGACTCTACAAAAGTTAGCGATTCGTTAAAGCTGGCCTTTACTTCAAAGTTATTGGTATTTCCTGGCTTAAAAGATAAAGCACTTTTGGACAGTATCTATTTTCAGAATGAAAAAATAAAGGGTTTTTCAAAAGCCGGACTGCAGGCGTATCTTGAAAATAAAAGGAACAGTTATTTCAGTACCATGAAAAATGATAATAAAGATTGGTATTCAGATATGACCTATGCTCAGGAATGGTATTCAAGTTCATATATGAACCTCAAATCCATTACCAATGGCTATATGCATATTCAATATATGACAAGCGCGTACATAGGTGGCGCCCATGATGAGTATGGATTTTCAGAAAGAGTTTTTGACCTTAATAATCATAAAAAGTTAGAATTAAAGGATATTACTTCAATGCCTGAAAACAAGCTTGAAGGAATGCTAATGAAGAATCTCGATAAGATCAACAGTGGAGCAACGGATGAGAACGAAGAAGTAAAGAATTCAGAAATGTTGTTGGTAGAAAAGATTCCCGTATCAGATAACTTCTATTTTGATGAAAAAAATCTGTATTTCCATTATAGTCCGTATGAAATTGCAGCTTTTGCAGCTGGAGATATTACCATTCCTATTTCCTGGGAAGAGCTAAATGGCACAATAAATGCAGAATTTAAAGAAAGAATGAAAATTAAGTAAATTAATGCTTCCGGTTTCAGGAAGCATTTTCTATTTTTGCGGTAATGGAAAAAGTAGCTTTTATCATCAATCCTTTTTCGGCCAAAAAGAATTATCAGCCGTTTTTGAAAGAACTTAAAAATAAGGTTGGTAACCCTCTGTATTACGTCTCCGAATCTATTCCGGGAACAGATGAATTCATCAAAACCCATTTTGATGAAATAGATATCTTTGTGGCCATTGGGGGGGATGGTACCATTTCTACCGTTGCTAAAAATTTGATCTCTACAGATAAGATTCTGGCTATTTTTCCGGCAGGTTCCGGTAATGGATTTTCCAATGAGACCCGTTTCAGTAAGAATCTGGATGAGCTTTTAGAGAAAATAAAGGCAAAACAATCCAGAAAAATTGACACATTCACGGTGAATGACAGGCTTTCCATCAATGTTTCAGGAACAGGCTTCGATGGGAAGGTGGTGAAGGAGTTTGAAAAAACCAGCCGTGGCTTCAAAAACTATATTAAGGTTTCCCTGAAGACATTCTTTAACTATAGGCCGATTAAGGTGACTTTCCTTGATAAGGAACATCAGCAGTACAACGGTAGATACCTTATGCTGAATATTGCCAATACCCGCCAGTTCGGAAATAATGCCTATATCGCACCTAAGGCTAGTAAAAGTGACGGTTTAGTAGATATGGTTCTTGTTAAAAAGTTTCCTTTGACTTATTCCGCTTTGTTTGCTTTCAGAATGTTTACCAAAAGGCTAAAGGATGATGAATACGTTACTTATCTTCCGGTTTCAGAAATATCATTCAAGGTAAATACTAAAAATTGGCATCTTGACGGAGAATTTAATAAAATAGAATCCCCTATTCACGTTAAGGTACAGCCTGCCAGTCTGAATATTCTCGTTTAAAACTCCAAGGAGTAAAAGTTAGAGTTTAGGAATGTTTCAGGGATGCAGTGTTTGGTGTAGAATATAAATTATAGAATGAAATTTACAATTCACTTGCGAAACATTCCTCACCATTAGCGATAAACTAATCCCTGATAATATCTGCTAAAATTACATTTCCATCTCTTTTTCAATCTCATGCGGATGGTTCAGGCAATAATGAAACTGCTCTTTATCAAGTTGTTTTTCCCAATTAGCAACCACTACTGTAGCCACAGAGTTTCCAATCACATTCGTAAGAGCTCTGCATTCACTCATAAACTTATCAATTCCAAGAAT
This genomic interval from Chryseobacterium joostei contains the following:
- the gyrB gene encoding DNA topoisomerase (ATP-hydrolyzing) subunit B; translation: MSQKQYTASSIQALEGMEHVRMRPSMYIGDVGTRGLHHLVYEVVDNSIDEALAGYCDTIFVAIKEGNGIEVSDNGRGIPVDFHEKEQKSALEVVMTKIGAGGKFDKDSYKVSGGLHGVGVSCVNALSNEMITTVYRDGNVYQQIYSKGKAQTGVEEIGNSDKRGTKQFFQPDDTIFTELVYNYDTLATRLRELSYLNKGITITLTDEREKLEDGSFRTEIFHSEGGLKEFVAYIDGNRESIMEHVIFMEGERDDIPVEVAMRYNTSFNENLHSYVNNINTHEGGTHLAGFRRALTRTLKKYADELGLPAKEKVEITGDDFREGLTAVISVKVMEPQFEGQTKTKLGNSEVSGAVDKIVGEMLTNFLEENPNEAKIIVQKVVLAAKARQAAKKAREMVQRKSPMGGSGLPGKLSDCSSKDPAESELFLVEGDSAGGTAKQGRDRHFQAILPLRGKILNVEKSMLHKVYDNEEIRNIYTALGVSVGTEEDSKALNMAKLRYHKIVIMTDADIDGSHISTLILTFFFRYMKELIENGYIYIAQPPLYLLKRGNKKVYAYNEKEREEFTLEMSPDGKGVEVQRYKGLGEMNPEQLWETTLNPEHRILKQVTIDNAVEADSVFSMLMGDEVPPRREFIEKNAKYAKIDA
- a CDS encoding DUF5684 domain-containing protein — translated: MLTLLQTDPYSGADAVSGAAAAGLGIGTMFMSLIFYLFYGYCMYKIFKKAGREDAWAAFVPIYNIIVLLDIVKKPIWWIILFCIPFVNLYASWVINDRLAKGFSKETPLYTILLFFLGFIFIPVLGLGSDTFNSKNIPND
- a CDS encoding DUF3857 domain-containing transglutaminase family protein, which produces MMKILFLGALSTASIYFAQTYPASSIPEDLKKNANIVIRKDFTTVQINKIDEIKYQYNTVTTVLNKDGDDKAVAYIPYDKSRSISDIKVTIYDEFGKKIKSYSKSDFGDFANNRQGVFYSDNRILVFSYTPVQYPYTIDFSYQSENKNTVFIPDFVPFYSTNTSLEDGQMKIINTSGIDLRTKIYPSKYNYTSVIESGNGNDKTYSYKNVPAIDDAPLIPQPVKILPSVNFALTKFNLAGRQGTLNNWKDFGTWYYNNLVEPASVSTPSIKAEVAALQLQGSVEDKVKKIYQYMQNKTRYIYVGLGIGGWLPMMPEEVHQKGYGDCKGLTNYMKTLLNEAGIPSYYCVINSGSSQVSFDPEFPTMGGNHAILMVPTEKGNIWLENTSQQTAFNHLTYSTTDRNVLSVQKTGIELINTPTYTAEQNKEKQKLKIKIGEDNGITGEGSFSYTGNQYDYNLGFVSLNPKEKSEALKRRFDVLNFEKVEMKNLINDRDKAVITYDLDFKTNNYCKNAGSSLIFRAVPIYSDNIYKTEENRALPFEIGQSFEDEYEIGFIIPKGYKIDEIPNDITINSEFGYYKLSFVKNGEELKVLRKIQVNKGTYPKEKYNEYVGFRKKTINMDNSKILISKI
- a CDS encoding transglutaminase-like domain-containing protein, yielding MKKVVLVLICSANLAVVKAQKHEFLNPPKFSDADLSKAKSLLDENAPAEILYKSVHYRIDASTGDLHKEYVYRVKIYNKDKAEDWLNVEVPLRQSGSDLETLNKFKAFTYNLEDGKAVPVKVEKSSKYKSKESKYVTVNKFAFPNVKDGSILEYQYEVLSPFAFLYLVPEVLIELDTPSLYTEYVLDSPANIAYNINYTGELLPKYREVADKTLYGTQYKTYRFGFENVKGFKTEKHVRNDRNFRTKISAELHSTHFRELKLYSSSWDQISKRLNENEDFGGELKKTRLAKENMPAGVLEMKTDFEKANAILSYVQKTFTWNKDRGIYTDNGIKKLLETKLGNAAEINLFLVMLFREAGIKSDPLIISTVDNGLINMVSPNLTKTNLVLASVEINKQLHIYDATSKQSSMDELPLKDWNQYGVLLAKDNVSQIQMTNMKSSNTYLTVDAKINDDGSISGSYSDKDTGAYAMYVKDSYDENAEKYKKQYKENFSIDFTGIDSKVLENGEFESTMKFSSSNLIDRIGKKMIINPMLFLSKTSNEFDQTETRKYPIDFGSPTTKVKKVILEIPAGYVIEEMPKNKKIVTEDKEIEYSYAIEQKGNKLEVTSTTKISSADYPKEYYPAFKQIWGVASKQENQVISLVKKS
- a CDS encoding RsiV family protein — its product is MKNSIAVLALSSFFVFSACNKKDAAAVSTEKIVDKNNEFVVDSVMIKDSTKVSDSLKLAFTSKLLVFPGLKDKALLDSIYFQNEKIKGFSKAGLQAYLENKRNSYFSTMKNDNKDWYSDMTYAQEWYSSSYMNLKSITNGYMHIQYMTSAYIGGAHDEYGFSERVFDLNNHKKLELKDITSMPENKLEGMLMKNLDKINSGATDENEEVKNSEMLLVEKIPVSDNFYFDEKNLYFHYSPYEIAAFAAGDITIPISWEELNGTINAEFKERMKIK
- a CDS encoding diacylglycerol/lipid kinase family protein encodes the protein MEKVAFIINPFSAKKNYQPFLKELKNKVGNPLYYVSESIPGTDEFIKTHFDEIDIFVAIGGDGTISTVAKNLISTDKILAIFPAGSGNGFSNETRFSKNLDELLEKIKAKQSRKIDTFTVNDRLSINVSGTGFDGKVVKEFEKTSRGFKNYIKVSLKTFFNYRPIKVTFLDKEHQQYNGRYLMLNIANTRQFGNNAYIAPKASKSDGLVDMVLVKKFPLTYSALFAFRMFTKRLKDDEYVTYLPVSEISFKVNTKNWHLDGEFNKIESPIHVKVQPASLNILV